GAGGTGCCTCCAGACAGCAATTCAAGACATGCCACAAGGCAGCCGTGGCCAAAGAGCCACTAAGGAGGAGTTCAGGCCCTTGGATGTTAACATTTAATGATAATGTACTACATTTTTTGTGTGCAGTGACTTCTCACATCTTCCAACAGCCCTGTAAAGTGGGTACTATTATTATAATCCCCATTTTGTGGTAAAGGAAAGTAAAGCACAGGGAGGTTAAGTGATAAAGTTGATGTCACACAGTACAAGATGAAGCTGGGGTATGAACCCTGGAGTTCTTATGCTGCCTCTTCACTCTTCATCCAGCTTTTTCTAGTTCTGATTTACCCAGTTTACAAAGCTGAGAATTAGGTTTCCGTTGGTGTTGAGAATAAGTACTGAACCTAGCCCCCAGACATTTTAGCTGTTGAGCTCCTATGCTCCCGGAAATGTAGATGGGAACGTGACAACTCACACAAATGACATCCCCTCCCAAAGCCTAAAATGGCGTGAATGATACTTGCTGACTATTGCAGAGCACTTGACATTGTCTTGTGTAAGTATCTCTGTTTTGAAGATAAGAAAGCCTAGTCTCAGCACAGTTGAGCAACTTGTCCAAAGTACCCCAGATAGGAAAGCAGTAAAGCCAGGGCCTGCACACAGGGCACTCTGTCTTCACGCCCACCTCATGCCCTTTGGCAGCACCCCACAGTCTCTATCGCTTTTGCAACGAGCAGTCAGTGGCCAGTTTTGAGGCCAAGTTGGAAGGCAAGGAAGATACCGCTCCTGGGAGGGATCAGCGGCCTCAGTCTGGGGAAGCTCACCTCTGAGAGGAGGGGCCCAGTTGGTTGCCCCCCTCTGCCCACCGTGGGGTTCAGGCAGGCGTCCCTGGGACCGACAGCCCTGGGGCTCCCTACAGGCTCCTCTTATCTGCAAGAGCACGGCTGCCCATCAACCAAAGAACACGCTGCATCTGAAACAAGCTGCTCCTCTTGGGGAACCACATTTCTTTTGGGAGTAGACAAGCCCGTCTTTCCGGGAGGGCTTGATCTCAGGCACGATGAGGAAGTGGGGAAGGGAGGCCATGGTCTGGGAGTTCACACTGACTTCCTTGAGTGTGGGATTTAAGGGAAATCTGAGTGCATGGCAGCTTAGAAACAGGACATGGTCCTGTTCAGACCTCATGTCCCCAAGTGCTAAAGGACTTTAAAGTGAGAGGGGCCATCTGAGGCTCTTTAGAGCTTTTCTCGAGAGGAAAGGTTACCTTTTCAGTCCCTCCTGCAAAAGATCAAGACTCGGAACGGAAAGGAAACATCTTGCCAGGGGCAGTGGGGGCCAGAAGCCTCGGCCCTGGGATCTGCAGGACCAGGCCTCACCCAACTACACATGCAGCAGTGGTGTCAAGTCTACGAAGAGTGCCATTGACCCAGGACTCACTGTTCTGGGCAAGGCATCCTTGTGGCACAGAACTGAAACCCACTCAAACTAGCACTGATAAAAGAGAAGTTGGTGAAAGGACACTGGTGAATCACTGAGAATTGAAGACAGAAGCTCAGCCAGGTTTTGTGGGAAACACATGTCCTTTCTCACCACGGCCCAGTCTCCTCTGCCAACTGGAGGTCCCTGCTCCCCAGCTCTTCGGACTGGCCACCCTTCATTCAGACTCTCCAGGTAGAATCTGAATGATCCCTGGTCAGCCTGGCAATTGGATATCCTCAAGCAATTGGATATCCTCAAGCCCTGTCAGGGAAAACCAAAAGGACAATGGGAGGCAAATTCGTTGACATTGCCCACACAtccatcatttcattttgttcacacaaacacacagaaaaactctttacaggtaaggaaatggATAATCAAAGAGACTAAATAGCTTATTTGGTAATAAAGAATGAAGTGTTGacacatgcaacagcatggatgaaccttgaaaacattaaactaagtgaaaaaagcccTACCTACCAAAGGCCACatattatcattccatttatacgaaatgtccaaaataggttTATGTCCCTGGATCAgagaatagattagtggttgctgggGGCTGGGAGTTTGGGGAGAACTGGGGCGTGGCTACTAATGGGAATGAGGTTTCTTTGagggatgataaaaatattctaaaattgattgtcaTGATGGCTGCACAAGTCTTgactatactaaaaaccactgaactgtatgttCAAGTGGGTGagatgtatggtatgtgaattctgtctcaataaagctgttacccaaagagagagaaagagagagactaaagagCTCTCCTCACTAGGACATGACAAAAGCGAGATTCACACTTGGGATTTCCGAGTTTGAGCCCATGCTCTTTTTCCTACACCGCACTCCGCCTGGCCCTAAGCTGGCCTCTCGCCGCACACCGCTCTCCTGCCACCTTCCTCTGGCAGAAGACAACATGGCACCCTTCGGTGAGGGCCTGGATTTGGTATGGATGGGGAGAGGGAGGACAGTGGAGTTCCCCAACCCCACAGCATACCCTGTGTGTGCttcatttttattagatttttcctCATTATAAAAGTCATGTataatgtatttgtttttaaccCACAAAAGAAGGATGAGGATGAAACCATGCCTAATCCTGCCACTGATGTGCTTTTTGGGTATTTCCTTCCagtactttttttcctctttaatacacacaaacacaattGAATGGACTCTTGTGCATCTCACATGTCAGTTTGTTTTGTTTGACCATATTTATGACTTTTCTTCTCTAGGCCCCGTGGTCAGGAAGTGCCTAGTTAAGGGTCAAGACCCCTAGCTGTTGAGCCCGTGAATGATTTCTCACTTACAATGAATTCCCGAGGCTTATGCGCTTCTGTCATTAGGGTCAGCACTTTGCTATTTCTAGTattctattatttacttatttttgaatGAGTAGAATCTAAGAAATTTCCAAATAGTTGCACCAGCCCTGCTGTTCAGACAGGGATGCTGTTGGTGAGACAGACCAAAAAGGAGCTACTGGCCTGCCGGCTAGCGTCATGCAAAGGCGAAGGATGTTCATTCATGGGCTGATGCGGAAAAGTCTGAGCTTAGCATTGGAAAAACCAACGCTCGAAAGGGCAGGCCATATAAGATGTAATCTTGGCCCCAAAACTCACATATGGAATAAAGTGCTAGACTATAAACAGTTCATTCTAAGCACAAAAGGAATTTAGAGACAGCAGTAATGAATAAGGGTCAAATTTACAGTGGTTCTCAAGCAATTTTGTAGTGTATACatgcttaatattttaaaaatgtgtttagaaAAGGCTTGTGTTCTATAGCTGTTCTAAGCCTGGATATaacttgctttttcctttccatgcTATGATGAGAATTTTCCCATATTATTAAAAATCCATTGGAAAGTTGAGTTTGAGGGTTTTCCAACAGCTCATCTTTGAGATGCCACAAAAACATTCATTTCCTGAAATCACTGGACTTTGAAGTTGTTTCCATGATGTCGGCAACACCTTGCTTCATTGATTTGTCCCCTTGTCTGTCCTGCCACTAGCCTGGGGCTCCCCCAGGGGGAAGCCTTAGTCACCTTTGTCCCCAGGGCCTGCAGCCTGACACCACACACAGTTCAGGCCCGCTGAGGACTGTAGGAGGGGACTCCTGACAAGAGGCACCCCCAGCCAAGGCTTAGGAGGCAACAGGGCCAGAAAAGTGGCTGCCTTGGCCAGAAGGCAGCATAGAGGCAGAGAATAGACGGGCCCTTGTTCGCGGGAACCTTGGCAGCTAAGAAAGGCACCACACCAAGGCTTGGCTTGGTGCCATCGGATATAGGTGCCCACAGCTTTGCCAACCCCTCGGATTGCATGACACTGTTCCGCTTCTCCTCTGGCCTTGGCATTCTGCAGGCTGCAGAGAAAGTtacttacttcctttttttttttttgaaaggccTACACCACCACCATAGTTCCCTAACAGGCCCTGCCAAACGCAGGATGCAGACCCCAGGTCCCAGCTTCCCCACCCCTTGGAGGAGCACTGGCTTTGAGGCTCTGCCAGCCAAGGTACATCCATCAGGCCTGTCCTGGGGACAGGAAAGCAGTGCCCTAGGGACACCCAAGCCCCAGGCTCATTTCCTGAGCCTAGCAATGCTGTCAGCTCCACTCCTACCAGAATCCAAATCTGAGCAGCggaaaatgtgctttttttttttcttgtgcggTCATGGAGCGACTACCACCTTGCTGGCCAATCAGTGGTGCCTCCATCTAGGGGCTCCTCCATCCTCCTTCTTGCCTCCTCACCCTCTCACTGTCCCGTTTCTGCCTCCTCTTGCCTGTAGGCCTCCTCCCATGGTCCAGGCCATTCCAGCTCTGCCAGCAAACCTTACCCCTCCAGATGAGCCTCACAGAGCTGATCCCCTCACATGGGCTAAGAGGCGAACCCTGAGCGCCTGCCGGGTGCCAAGCCCTGTTTTGGGGGCTGGGAATACTCAGCTGGATGACCCACAAAAACAGAGTGTCACAGTCCCAGATGCTGGTCACTGGTCCAAGTGTGTTCTGGGGGCGGAGGAGACTGGAGCAGGGTGGGTGAGGCCTGAATATATTAGAAGTCTCCAGCCAACTGGTAGCATTTGACCTGAGTCTTGAAGGAGGGGATGGAGAGGGTGGGAAAAGCCTTCCAAGCACAGAGAACAGCATCAGCTGAGGCCTGAAGGTGGGTGTGACATGTTCAGGAAGAAATGGGCAGCAGACAGAATAGGGTGAAGACTCCGTAGAGGCCACCAGAAAAGAGGTGCAGGGGCCTCGAATGCCAGGCTAGAGTTGGGAATGGCTTTGAACAAAGAGCAAGGCAGGACCTAACCATCTGGCTGGCATTGTGTTGCCACGAGGTGGACCAGCGTGGAGAGGGTGTGGCCAGGATCTGTCTACCTGAGCAATGATGCACCTGTCCCGGCACGGCTGGGCAGTTCTGTCTATTGTCCACCCCATGTCTTCCTCCTTTACCCAAAGGAAGAGTCTTGTGGGAACTTGGAGGTGAGCATTAGGGGCTAGAGCTTACCTGGGGGGGCCGCTGCCCTGTCTACCTTTGGGTCAGACTGGCTGCCTGCTTTCCATGCTAGGAAAACTTCGTGGACCTGTGTCACGAGAGCAAATGCTTCAAATGCTCACTCCTGAGACCAGAACGTCTGTGTCCGATGCAAACCCCCGGGAGAGTGAATAGGTCACAGAGGGGTCAGGAGCTGCCTAAGAAAACAACCCACCAGGCCTGGCCAGCCGTGAAGAATAGCTGGTCCAGCTCATGGGAAAACCCTCCCACATTGGACACACTATGTCCCCTGGTAGCGGCTGTGATGTGCAAACAGAGCTTTGCAAAGAGGAAAGAGTGACCTGAAGATTGGTCATCCTTCTTACTGTGGAAGGCCCCCTCCACCGGCCTCACCACTCGGGCCGCCAGGTGATGGAGCCAGCCCTCCGCGCCGTGACTGCCCCACCCCAGCGGATACACAAAGAGGAACACGATGAACTTGGCTTCTTTGGCTCAGTATTGTAAGATTCACCCATATTGTTGCCTGTCAGTGTAGCTCATATATTCCCAGTGGGTGGTTCGCAgctcattttctctctgtttctcagtaGCCCCATTTTCCTGGGAATCCATCCTGCTCACCTGAAAATGAGGTTTTCAGCAAGGTGGGAGATGCCCAAATCCCCCGAGACAGCGAGCCTCACAGAGCGGGCTCACGCATGACTGCCTTGGCCGTCCCCTTTCTTTCAACAAAAGAGCCTGTGTTCCCCCCACAGCCCCGGTTCTGGGGTACACCCCACCCTGTCACCCACGAATGCTGGGAGAGCAACCAAAATAGGAAGTGTCGCAAGTTCCTATGAAGGCAGGCTGCAGCCAAACGAATGGGCTTTGGAGCAGGTCTGACCTGCTTCTAACCCCAGCCCCTTCCCTCACAAACCccgtgaccttgagcaagttatttaacttctgagtctctcattttcatctgtaaaatggggagaatcaTAACACACATGCTAAAGCCTGTGATCAGGGATCGATGAGCTAACCCATCTAAAGCAAGTGGCCCCCAGGCTGGCATGCAGTAAGAACGCCACGGGTGTTTGCTCCTAGGATTGTCCTTCATGTTACTTTTAATAGTTTCCATCCTGACAGATCCCTCCCAAAGTAGGGAGCCCGGGTGAGAGCTGGAGGCCTGGTCTCACCCCAGCCCCACGGTTTACTGTGGATTCCAGGACTGCCTGGCCAGACCTACCTGTCTCTAAAGCCCACAGCTGGAGACAAGACCTGCATTCCATATCCCTCCCCCTGTTTGGAGCTGCATGAGCAAGACTAAGTGTGGTCTGCAAGCCAACTGAAATTGTTCTTAAAATGCCCTGTCTCTCTGCCCTTTTTTGGTGGGTCCTGAGCTTCTGTCTGATTTTCGTTGGGGCATGATTCCCAGAGGTCGGAACCCCCTGAGCTAATCGACCCTGGGTCCCTTCCATGACCTTTAGCCAGAACAAGCCCAGCACTGACCAGCAAAGCCTCGACAGGGCCAGGCCGCAGGAGAGGACCCGCTCTGGTGAGCGCGGCGTGGGCTGGGTGCACGAGAACCGGGCCAGCAGAAAAGGCGGTCCCTGGGACATGGCACAGGGGGACAGGAGCCCCTGCTCTGCGGACTAGCTGGAAGGAGGCCTGAGTCAAAAAGGTTTCGCAGTAACCAGACGTTCCCCACTTGGACAGTCAGGTCTAATCCACCAGCCCCGGTCCGTAGTTCTAGTCTCCCTGCAGACAAGAACGGCGGTGGCCGAGATGGGCTAGTGACTTCGGAGACCAAAGCCCCTTGCCCTACATGCTCTCACTTTCTCCTCGCAAGCCTGCGCCGTGGGGACTGTTGTTTTAGAGATGATCAGAGGCCTAGAAAGATCAGATGGCCTGCCCTGGTCAGATGCAGGAGCTCCAGCCGTTGCCCCCTACTCCCCCCTCGGTCCCCACTATACCTTCCCATGTGTGCCTGCAGGTGGCCGGCTCCACAGCAGATGGGTCATCGGCCCCACTCACGTCATGGGTGCCCTCTGGGGTGGGTTCCCACGCTCCGAGGTTCGGAACCAAAGCCGAGCCCATCCACAGTCACTGTCACCCTCCGGCCCCACCCAGTGCTGCTGGGGAGGATAGCATGGGGCTTCCCCAAATGGGGCAGGAAGTGGTGAGCGAGGTTTTAAACAGTCCAGTGGCGCAAATGCTTGCCACAGCCCTCCCGtcccctgctcctgccctgccCTCAGACGCCAGCTCTAGCCAGCGGCCGACACAGCTCCGCACTGACCGCCTCACCCTCTCTTGTTTCCACAGGCTTCTGGGACTCCTCACGGAACCCCCGACGAGGAGACAGGAACCCGGGAGCACCCCCACGAGACCCGGTCCCCGGAGCATCCCCAGCAGCAGGCCTCCGGCCCATAGCCCATTGCACAGACTGCGCATGTGAAATAGAGCTGTCGGGAGGAAATGACCGCCTGTGGTTCGTGAATCCCATTTTCATCGAGGACTGCAGCAGCGCCTTCCCCTCGGAACAGCCAGCCCCTGGAAGCTGCCCTGCGCCCCCGTTGCCTCCCCCCTCTGACACTACCTCACCCACCTCCAGGTGGGCTCCACgccgccctcctcctcctcccccagcacCCTCCCTGAGCCCCCCTAGCCTAGCACCGCCTGTGAACCCCCCCAGCCCTGTCCAACCTTCTTCTCTCGTCTCTCCGCCTCTCCCCACTTCCACTCTTGCCTGCCCTCTGCCCCTTCCTCCCCTAGTGGGGGCTGCTCCCCACTCTGCAGAGGCCCTTCCTCTCGCAACCCCGGTCTCGGCCTCCCACCTGGCACCCCAGCCCCCAGACCATCCGAGCCAGCCACCCACAACAGCCTGCGAGAGGCTCCCACATCCCAGCCCAGGCCAAGGTCACCTCAGGGAGGAAGAGATGAAGCCCGGGGCAGTCCCCGGTCCCCTGCAGCAGGCTTCTGTCCCCCCACTGCCCGTGAAGAGCCTCCCCACAGCTCCTCCCAGGCGCCGCGTCTCCGAGAGGGTCTTCCTGGAGGGCCAGAAGGCCGACCGGGACATGGCTGCAGAGGGGAACAGACTGAGCCTTCCCAGGGCAACCATACTGGTCCCGCCTCCCCAAGAGGCCTCGGACAATTCTGGGGACAGGCCTCCGAGGACCACAGAGCAAGGCCAAGAAGCAGGGGCCAAAGCCAGCGGACTGGGCAGCATGCTAGAGCCCTCCCGGAGAGTCAGACAGCCCCCGATCCCACCCCCCAGGAAGAAGCGGGTCTCCCGGCAGCAGGCCTCAGCCCTCCCTAGTCCCCTGGAGAGCGCCGAGCTCTCTTTGGAGGAGGTAGCCACTGTGAAAACCATGCCTGGGCCATCCCGAGAAGatcccagccctgcctcccaAGCTGGAACTCAGAGCTTCCATGGCCAGGCCAGTGGCCATCCCCAGAACTCCCCAGAGTTCAAAGGCTCCCTGGCTTCCCTCTCAGACAGCTTGGGGGTGCCCGCCTCAGTCACAGACCAGGACTCCTACTCAAGCAGCACCGAGGAGGAGCTGGAGCAGTTCAGCAGCCCCCATGCGAGGAAGAAGCCCTCGATGATCCTGGGCAAGGCACGGCACAGGCTGAGCTTCGTCAGCTTCACCAACGTCTTCAACGCCTTCCTCTCCAACAACCGCAAGCTGTACAAGAAGGTGGTGGAGCTGGCGCAGGACAAGTGCTCGTACTTTGGCAGCCTGGTGCAGGACTACAAGGTGTACAGCCTGGAGATGATGGCACACCAGGCCTCCAGCACCGAGATGCTGCAGGAGATCCGCACCATGATGACCCAGCTCAAGAGCTACCTGCTGCAGAGCACCGAGCTCAAGGCCCTAGTGGACCCCAGCCTGCACTCAGAGGAGGAGCTCGGTCAGTGTTCAGAGAGGGgcggtggggtgggagggagagagggaggccagGCACTTCCTGGAATCAGCCACCGAGTAGGACCAGCATTGCCTGAGCTGGAGTAGCTCTGCCCCATGTGCTGCATGTATTGGCTGCAAAGGGCTCACAGCTGCCCCCTTTTCTAGAGTTTTAACCTGGGCCATATGGAGCCCTATTACCCACTCCCTCTGCCTCCACCACTGATAGCCCACTGCCAGTTCCTCTCTGTGATGTGGGTCTCCAGGGAGGCTGGACCCCTTGTCTCAAGATGGGACCATGTGTGGGGTGCAATTCACACCCTAGAGCTCCCCCTGGGATGAGGCTGAGGCTTCATCCTTGCTTAACCTCTGCCCAGCCTCAGGCTGCCTCCTCATTCCTTTCTCCTGAGAGCATTCCCGGAGTAAGTCACATGCACCTAAACTcctgtctcaggctctgcttctagaAACACAAGCTGACAGCTCACTGCTCTGACTGTCCTTTCTAAAGCagccctccaccaccacccctgcaACCTTCCCTTGCCCCCCTCCCACCAACCTCTAATCCATcaatattgaaatttttttattgtgattcaCTGTGAGAAACGTATTTCATATTGCAAATAATTGCACAAAAACATCCAGTCAGATCACACCGGTGTGGCCACCTGACTCATAAAATATTGAACCTCTTCTGGACCAATTGGTAAATCATCACTGCCCCGAGCATTCCAAAGGCCCCCAGGACCCCCCAGCCCTCTCCCAACATCCAGCAATTAAAAGGTCAATACTGGGCACAAGAAATGACTTTTGGGACCAACAGCATGGTAGATTCATAGCAAATGTTTCTTGGAAAAAGAGCTTAAGGTGTCAACTTTCCCTGGAATCCTGGGTTTTGATAATGGACTCCTGAAAACTGATGTTTTCAAGACCAAAGGATTGATGGTGGAAGTTCAGGCTTGGTGTTGGGTGGTGGAGCTGAGGTTGCAGGTCAGTACCTCTGTCCTCGGGAGGGCATGACCTGGGAGTAgagctgtgttttaattttttaatgctgctggaatacattataccagaaatgggtcagcttttaaaaagggaatttattaagttacaaatttagaATCCTAATGCCCtcaaaatgtccaaagtaaggcatccagagaaagataccttgactcaagaaaggccagtgtctcatatgggaaggcatgtggctggcatctgtatcctctcccagcttctggtttctaaCAGCTCTCTCAGCCCTGTGGATGCTTCtcggttctggcttgcttagcatctcatgggaaggcacacagcaatgtcagctgggctctgcatctccaaacattcgtgtctaggcatctgctctctccgtcagcactccaagcatcaccaaatgtctgtgtctgtgttgcTCCTGGTTTCTTTCTAGCTTCTGcctgctctctcagctcctggtgtctcctagggcttctgcatttccaaatgtctatgtctctgTTGACTCTAAgccactccaaaatgtttccccttttcaaggactccagtaaactaattgagacccgcctagaatgggcagagtcacatctccatctaatcaagaagtcatacccacaattagTGTGGGTCCAGAAGCAGTTCAATGTTTTAACAGTCAGGTGGCCACACCAGCGTGATCTGACTGGATGTTTTTGTGCAGTTGTTTGCAATGTAAAATATGTTTCTCACAGTGAATCACAATCAAAAAGGGTTCAGTAGTGATGGATTAGAGGTTGGTGGGCAGGGGCAAGGGAAGGCTGCAGGGGTGGTTGTGGAGGGCTGCTTTAGAAGGGACAGTCAGAGCAGCAAGCTGTCTTAGCTGGAGTTTCTAGAAGCAGAGCCTAAGACAGGGGTTTGAGTGCATGTGACTTACTCGGCGCATGCTCTCAGGAACCCTCCCGAGGACAAGTGCTGACCTGCCATCTCAGCTCCACCACCCAACACAATTGGTATGGTGTGGCCaatccatgaaaacaatccaatgaaagggtcccaccctacaatattaaatcaggattaaagaacacggcttttctagggtacacaacagtttcagacagGCACAAGGGGCTTCCCAAGGGGTGCAGGGACTGGGGTAGCTTGGGCTGGGCCCACCGAGACAGCTTAGGACCAAAGCCATGAACCAGAATGCTGAGTCCCTGAGGACCTCAAGGTCTAGGCGGGGGGTATGCTGAGAAAGCAGACAGACTCATCACCCACAGACTCTGAGCAACCACTCCACGCCAAGAGTGCCTCGGGGCTGGGGACATGATGGCCAGCAGCACAGCAAAAactctgtcctcatggagcttccTTTCTAATGGGAGGGATAGACAATAAGCAGGAAAAATAGTCAGTTGGAGTAAGGTGGGCATGAGTCCAGGGGAAAGTGCAGGCATGAGGCCAGGAGGCAAAAGGGGCAGGTTGTGGAGGGCTTGGGGTCCTCTGGAAAGACTTAGGCTTTGATCCCAGGAGAGTCTGAGCCAAAGAGTGATGCAATCTCATGTACATCTGAACAGTGTCGCTGTGCTGTGGTGCTGAGTAGGAGCAGGGAAGGAAGTTATTGCTATCATCAAGAccagtggtggtggtggcttggaccagggaggaggcagggggaGATGGGGAGAAGTGGCTGGATTTCTGTATCTGTGATGAAGGTGGGCCAGCAGGACTCACTGACGGATTGAACGTGCGGGGTGGGAGAGGAGGCCAGGTGAGGACAGGCGCTGTCATTGAAACTCCTGGAAGGACACAGGTACCGTTTGCTGAGATGGAGCATCTGTGGGGAAGGCAGCTGCTTGCACATGCTGGGAGAAAGGCTTGGAACCCAGTTTTGGGTGGAGGAGATTGGAAGGGCCTGTGGGACATTCAGGTGGAATGGTTGAGTCTGCAGTTCTGGGGAGGAGCATGAGCTTCAGGTAAACATTTGCAAATCATCAGCAAGAAAAGAGCTGGGATGGATGAGACTCTCTGAGGTCAGAGAACTCGGGGCCGTGCCAGTCAGGGAGGGCATGGAAGGGGCGCTGCTGAGTTCATATCACCCAGAGGAAGCTGTGGTCAGCCATGCCTTCCAAAGTAGGGGAGTTTAGTAAGAGATGGGCATAGAGGAGGTGCGAGAAGTGGCCATGCTCTGGGGACAGGGATAGGAGGGCTTTATGGAGGAGAGGCAGCAGTGGGGACAGAGGCAGAAAGGTAGGTCATGCCGGGCTGTGAAAGTCAGGCTGAGGAGTTGGCCTGGACCTGGGGCTGTTGGAACCCCGGCAGGGTGTATTGTGCAAAGGGCAGAGAAAAGGGGATGAGGCAGGGAGTCAAGGCAGGATGCTGGCTCCGTGACCAGGGACATGGTGGGGCAGTACCAGGTGGTTGTGGGCAGGGCAAGGGAGGTTCAGTACAGCCTGGCCCATGCCGAAAGTGCAAGGGTGACTCCAGCCCCAGTATGGACCATCCATATAGGCTGTGGACTCATCTCCAGGGATCTGTCAAGGCCAACTTGGCCTCAGATACCCAGAAACCAAGAGTGGCCAGACTTAGAACCTA
This genomic stretch from Tamandua tetradactyla isolate mTamTet1 chromosome 12, mTamTet1.pri, whole genome shotgun sequence harbors:
- the RIN3 gene encoding ras and Rab interactor 3, whose translation is MIRRAEAPARGDPTGPVQDAGKGEGVEEEEEDGTGLCPPAAPKNCLPRRGLSVLEKLIKTCPVWLQLGLGRAEAAQILCREAAGTFLVCRDSSLKRLVLCVHFPSLNDSSSEVLEYTIKEEKSILYLEGSVLVFEDIFRLIAFYCVSRDLLPFTLRLPQAILEASSFSDLETISNLGLGFWDSSRNPRRGDRNPGAPPRDPVPGASPAAGLRPIAHCTDCACEIELSGGNDRLWFVNPIFIEDCSSAFPSEQPAPGSCPAPPLPPPSDTTSPTSRWAPRRPPPPPPAPSLSPPSLAPPVNPPSPVQPSSLVSPPLPTSTLACPLPLPPLVGAAPHSAEALPLATPVSASHLAPQPPDHPSQPPTTACERLPHPSPGQGHLREEEMKPGAVPGPLQQASVPPLPVKSLPTAPPRRRVSERVFLEGQKADRDMAAEGNRLSLPRATILVPPPQEASDNSGDRPPRTTEQGQEAGAKASGLGSMLEPSRRVRQPPIPPPRKKRVSRQQASALPSPLESAELSLEEVATVKTMPGPSREDPSPASQAGTQSFHGQASGHPQNSPEFKGSLASLSDSLGVPASVTDQDSYSSSTEEELEQFSSPHARKKPSMILGKARHRLSFVSFTNVFNAFLSNNRKLYKKVVELAQDKCSYFGSLVQDYKVYSLEMMAHQASSTEMLQEIRTMMTQLKSYLLQSTELKALVDPSLHSEEELEAIVESTLYKCVLKPLKDAINSRLLEIHSKDGSLQQLKENQLVILATTTTDLGITTSVPEVPTMEKILQKFTSMHKTYSPEKKIAILLKTCKLIYESMALGNPGKPYGADDFLPVLMYVLARSNLTEMLLNVEYMMELMDPALQLGEGSYYLTTTYGALEHIKNYDRITVTRQLSVEVQDSIHRWERRRTLNKARASRSSVQDFICVSYLEPERQARTLASRADTAAQALCVQCAEKFEVARPQDHRLFVLVDGRCFQLADEALPHRIKGYLLRSEPKRDFHFVYRPLDGGGGAGGPPCLVVREPNFL